The following are encoded in a window of Methanobrevibacter ruminantium M1 genomic DNA:
- the csm4 gene encoding type III-A CRISPR-associated RAMP protein Csm4 has translation MYVCDKMKIVYLKPKSTFPFLSSDSIFGALTYGMAELFPEKLDSFIESFKNKNDIPFLISSAFPFIKNENNYFRFYPKPITKFQSKDMKLSKKFKKIKFIEEDIFLELVSGNISNDGIFDNFKDDLFLVNEFNESFLVKKENSEIIDGSLFSKEISPHNVIDRVKNNSINIFYSEDYRFRENKGLFFLVDFKDSSFEEIFISLLRFLRDKGFGHDISSGKGQFDFEIDDFDKFDNLNKSQYFLSLSRFIPDEKDISFIEELSDDDALYEIGDKRSRDSFGLRKKTRFFKEGSVFPDYTVKYDVNCGCLVETSDRSIEYGYSFNIPYNVEEL, from the coding sequence ATGTATGTTTGTGATAAAATGAAAATAGTTTATTTAAAACCTAAATCAACTTTTCCTTTTTTATCTTCAGATAGCATTTTCGGAGCATTAACCTATGGGATGGCAGAATTATTTCCAGAAAAACTTGATTCATTTATAGAAAGCTTTAAGAATAAAAATGACATTCCATTTTTAATTTCATCAGCTTTTCCATTCATTAAAAATGAAAACAATTATTTTAGATTCTATCCAAAGCCAATTACAAAATTCCAATCTAAAGACATGAAATTATCTAAAAAATTCAAAAAAATTAAATTTATTGAAGAGGATATTTTCTTGGAATTGGTTTCAGGCAATATTTCAAATGATGGGATCTTTGATAATTTTAAAGATGATTTATTCCTTGTGAATGAATTTAATGAATCTTTCTTAGTAAAAAAAGAAAATTCAGAAATTATCGATGGAAGTTTATTTTCAAAGGAAATCTCTCCCCACAATGTTATAGATAGGGTAAAGAATAATTCCATAAATATCTTTTATTCAGAGGATTATAGGTTCAGAGAAAATAAAGGCTTGTTTTTCTTAGTGGACTTTAAGGACTCTTCATTTGAAGAAATTTTCATTTCCCTTTTGAGATTTTTAAGAGATAAGGGTTTTGGCCATGACATTTCCTCTGGAAAAGGACAATTTGATTTTGAAATAGATGATTTTGATAAGTTTGATAATTTAAATAAAAGCCAATATTTCCTATCATTGTCTCGTTTCATTCCAGATGAGAAGGATATTTCTTTTATTGAGGAATTATCTGATGATGATGCTCTTTATGAAATTGGAGATAAGAGATCTCGGGATTCATTTGGTTTGAGAAAGAAAACAAGGTTCTTTAAGGAAGGTTCTGTTTTCCCGGATTACACTGTCAAATATGATGTTAATTGCGGTTGTTTGGTTGAAACTTCTGATAGGTCAATTGAATATGGATATTCCTTTAATATACCATATAACGTGGAGGAATTATGA
- the csm3 gene encoding type III-A CRISPR-associated RAMP protein Csm3: MENLEFQGNVIIKGKIVCDTGLHIGESNETLEIGGIDNMVMRDKKSNLPYIPGSSLKGKLRHQMELFNKDSVRYILDNPKGRNREYAPCNCGKCSVCKIFGFTNDEDGTYVGPTRIIVRDAFPDDETKEFWESSEGVSRGAELKTENVIDRVKSTAMHPRPTERIPKDSKFDFEIVFGIYHDDDKENFKEIFTALKLLENNYLGGNGSRGYGKIHFEDLSYLIRNRSFYTDNAEEKVIELGVLSNLEDENLKIEL, from the coding sequence ATGGAAAATTTAGAATTTCAAGGAAATGTTATAATTAAAGGAAAAATCGTTTGTGATACTGGTTTGCATATTGGCGAATCCAATGAAACTTTAGAAATTGGCGGAATAGACAATATGGTCATGAGGGATAAGAAATCCAATTTGCCATATATCCCAGGTTCTTCTTTAAAAGGTAAGCTCAGACACCAAATGGAATTGTTCAATAAGGATTCTGTAAGATATATTCTTGACAATCCAAAAGGAAGAAATAGGGAATATGCTCCTTGCAACTGTGGAAAATGTTCTGTTTGCAAGATATTTGGTTTTACCAATGATGAGGATGGAACTTATGTAGGCCCTACTAGAATAATCGTTAGGGATGCATTTCCAGATGATGAAACAAAGGAATTTTGGGAAAGTTCAGAAGGCGTATCCAGAGGAGCAGAATTAAAGACAGAAAATGTTATTGATAGAGTAAAATCAACTGCAATGCACCCTAGACCTACTGAAAGAATTCCAAAGGATTCAAAATTTGATTTTGAAATTGTATTTGGAATATATCATGATGATGATAAGGAAAACTTTAAGGAAATTTTCACTGCATTGAAATTGCTTGAAAATAATTATTTAGGTGGAAATGGTTCTAGAGGATATGGTAAAATCCATTTTGAGGATTTATCCTATTTGATTAGAAACAGGTCTTTCTATACTGATAATGCTGAAGAAAAGGTAATTGAACTTGGCGTTTTGTCTAATTTAGAAGATGAAAATTTAAAAATCGAATTATAA
- the csm2 gene encoding type III-A CRISPR-associated protein Csm2: protein MPNDLKDVENKIKGLKSLKYYEIEEFVKFDGDADKITKQLRNDDIKTSQLRKFFAAVKEIEMYVKDKRVWDDKAKVDFYLLMPKLAYAKGRKVISERFFNLMKITMEKVGSGNKEDTLDDFLRFVQFLEAIVAFFKVNNPGSL, encoded by the coding sequence ATGCCAAATGATTTGAAAGATGTTGAAAACAAAATTAAAGGTTTGAAAAGCTTAAAATATTATGAAATTGAAGAGTTTGTCAAATTTGATGGTGATGCAGATAAGATTACTAAACAATTACGAAATGATGACATTAAGACTTCCCAATTAAGAAAGTTTTTTGCTGCAGTTAAGGAAATCGAAATGTATGTAAAAGATAAAAGAGTTTGGGATGACAAGGCAAAAGTGGATTTCTACTTGCTGATGCCTAAATTAGCTTATGCTAAAGGAAGAAAAGTCATTAGTGAAAGATTTTTTAATTTAATGAAAATTACTATGGAAAAAGTTGGTTCTGGAAATAAAGAAGATACTTTAGATGATTTCTTAAGATTTGTGCAATTTTTAGAAGCTATTGTTGCATTCTTTAAAGTTAACAATCCAGGATCTTTATAA
- the cas10 gene encoding type III-A CRISPR-associated protein Cas10/Csm1: MDRKNLEFASLLHDIGKFSYRAENNFSSEYKNLDKDDFGYHGAHSKWSASFIKHYWNSDITNLALYHHNPKSGINEEIGLIIQKADHHSSGERIDSIKNDPFKTPLLSIFSDILIKPEKNKKCDELYVPLEEFDLNRKWKNSIPTSIDNAKKGHNSLKKCYSALWEKFESEVKHLENTDDFNTILALLKKYTSCMPSATWGSKPDISLYDHSKTTAAIAVCRYLFNEETELKHTSSTQEVYSVISGDISGIQNFIFKISSPQKAQSAMSKRLRGRSLYLTLLTDAIANKIVQDLDLTQANILFCGGGRFTILAPNTEKAKKSLNEIQKEINAFFIEKFNAELYLAIASEECSGNGLENFSDITSILSYKIAQDKKHKFIDNLDDLFDFEEDLDGKSTCAVCGNLFKPKDEEDKFCDDCEEHIKLGSKVTNASYMIKCFFNEEFKNIYDKNKFKKVSFYEKPLNIAYIFTSNTSKKSVDKTFKEIKDILSEYDEFVDRFEIIKLNDTDFLEIENKFSLEELDKISFSFSFLGNTIPKYHNRNPLYFEHLAQISKGANKLGVLKMDVDDLGMIFGEGFNHAFKDSDESISSISRISTLSSQLDLFFSGFINKIASEFCVYDDGIKEYFKNDPSFFELNFKEVELKLQNDDGSKNEDESIIVYKEKYGMELDDEIKESIKEYSIPTIHINYSGGDDLLVLGPYDDIIEFSQELRTRFKQWTCNNDSINLSGGINIVSSKFPIGKAVIMAENYLEASKSCGKDKLTVFNEVVPWDAKGSKFKDFNQLHEFGLKLEEYNSQNKLSKSIVYSMLYLWKDNFEEHSGIFFNEEKWEKENFAKCNNNRFVPKFAYRLRGMNQNSKEYDVVLKEGIKYMPWIKIPVSWVSLRMR; the protein is encoded by the coding sequence ATGGATAGAAAAAATTTAGAATTTGCTTCCTTACTTCATGATATTGGAAAATTTTCTTACCGTGCGGAAAATAATTTTTCATCTGAATACAAAAATCTTGATAAAGATGATTTTGGTTATCATGGTGCACATTCTAAATGGTCTGCTAGCTTTATTAAGCATTATTGGAATTCAGATATTACTAATTTAGCATTATATCATCATAATCCTAAATCTGGTATAAATGAAGAAATAGGTTTAATTATTCAAAAAGCAGACCATCATTCTTCTGGTGAGCGCATAGATTCTATTAAAAATGATCCATTTAAAACTCCATTGCTTTCTATCTTTTCAGATATTTTAATTAAGCCTGAAAAAAATAAGAAATGCGATGAGTTATATGTTCCATTGGAAGAATTTGATTTGAATAGAAAGTGGAAAAATTCTATTCCAACTTCCATCGATAATGCTAAAAAGGGTCATAATTCATTGAAAAAGTGTTATTCTGCTTTATGGGAGAAATTTGAAAGTGAAGTGAAGCATTTAGAAAATACGGATGATTTTAATACTATTTTGGCTTTGTTAAAAAAATACACTTCTTGTATGCCCTCTGCAACATGGGGGTCTAAACCTGACATATCTTTGTATGACCATTCAAAGACAACTGCAGCCATTGCAGTGTGCAGATATCTGTTTAATGAAGAAACAGAGTTGAAACACACTTCATCAACTCAAGAAGTTTATTCAGTTATCAGCGGAGATATTTCAGGGATTCAGAATTTTATCTTTAAAATTTCTTCACCTCAAAAGGCTCAAAGTGCAATGAGTAAACGTTTAAGGGGAAGATCATTGTATCTGACTTTATTGACAGATGCGATTGCAAATAAGATAGTTCAAGATTTAGACCTGACTCAAGCAAATATTTTATTCTGTGGCGGAGGAAGATTCACAATTCTTGCTCCAAATACTGAAAAGGCTAAAAAATCTTTAAATGAAATACAAAAGGAAATAAATGCCTTTTTCATAGAAAAGTTTAATGCAGAATTATATTTGGCTATTGCAAGTGAAGAATGCAGTGGAAATGGACTTGAAAACTTCAGTGATATTACATCCATTTTATCATATAAGATTGCACAGGATAAAAAGCATAAATTTATTGACAATCTGGATGATTTATTTGATTTTGAAGAAGATTTGGATGGAAAATCTACTTGTGCCGTTTGCGGAAATCTCTTCAAACCAAAAGATGAGGAGGATAAGTTTTGTGATGACTGTGAAGAACATATAAAACTGGGTTCAAAAGTAACTAATGCAAGTTATATGATTAAGTGTTTCTTTAATGAAGAGTTTAAAAATATTTATGATAAAAATAAATTTAAAAAAGTCTCTTTCTATGAAAAGCCTTTAAACATAGCTTATATTTTTACTAGCAATACCAGTAAGAAGTCTGTTGACAAGACTTTTAAAGAAATAAAAGATATTCTTTCTGAATATGATGAATTTGTCGATAGATTTGAAATAATAAAGTTAAATGACACTGATTTCTTGGAAATTGAAAATAAATTTAGTTTAGAGGAATTAGATAAAATCTCATTTAGTTTTAGTTTCTTAGGAAATACTATTCCAAAATATCATAACAGAAATCCATTATACTTTGAACATTTAGCCCAAATCAGTAAAGGGGCAAATAAATTAGGTGTTCTAAAGATGGATGTAGATGATTTGGGAATGATATTTGGCGAAGGATTTAATCATGCCTTTAAAGATTCAGATGAGTCTATAAGCAGCATTTCCAGAATTTCCACACTAAGCTCTCAATTGGATCTATTCTTCTCAGGGTTTATTAATAAGATTGCATCAGAATTCTGTGTTTATGATGATGGAATCAAGGAATATTTCAAAAATGACCCTTCTTTCTTTGAATTAAACTTTAAAGAGGTAGAATTGAAACTTCAAAATGATGATGGCTCTAAAAATGAAGATGAATCCATCATTGTTTATAAAGAAAAGTATGGAATGGAACTTGACGACGAAATCAAGGAATCCATAAAGGAGTATAGTATTCCAACTATTCATATAAATTACTCTGGAGGGGATGATTTATTAGTGTTAGGTCCATATGATGATATCATTGAATTTTCACAAGAATTAAGAACAAGATTCAAGCAATGGACTTGCAATAATGATTCCATTAATTTATCCGGTGGAATTAACATTGTCTCTTCAAAATTCCCTATAGGCAAAGCTGTGATTATGGCTGAAAATTATCTTGAGGCTTCAAAATCCTGCGGTAAAGATAAGCTTACAGTATTTAATGAAGTTGTTCCTTGGGATGCTAAAGGCTCTAAATTTAAAGATTTCAATCAATTACATGAATTTGGCCTAAAATTAGAGGAATATAATTCTCAAAATAAACTATCAAAAAGCATAGTTTATTCCATGTTATATTTATGGAAAGATAATTTTGAAGAGCATTCAGGAATATTTTTCAATGAAGAAAAATGGGAAAAGGAGAATTTTGCGAAATGCAATAACAATAGATTTGTTCCTAAATTTGCTTATAGGTTAAGAGGTATGAATCAAAATAGTAAAGAATATGATGTTGTTTTAAAAGAAGGTATTAAATATATGCCTTGGATTAAAATACCTGTTTCATGGGTTAGTTTAAGAATGAGGTGA